From a region of the Chitinophaga caseinilytica genome:
- a CDS encoding DUF1772 domain-containing protein, translating into MHISDKHPASLTEGFPGLVLLAATITTCLSAGVFYAYAVSVVPGIGRIKDGAYLSAIQSINRAILNPWFLVVFMAPVFLLPFGSWQQFSKPPDAAWWALAAAAAIYIVGVFGVTVACNVPLNEWLDKQDLASAGEGVLKEWRLRFEGPWNRWNLVRTVASVISAMLSVWAVLKLR; encoded by the coding sequence ATGCATATCTCAGACAAACACCCGGCATCTCTTACTGAAGGTTTTCCCGGACTGGTGCTGCTCGCGGCCACGATCACGACCTGCCTGTCGGCCGGTGTCTTTTACGCCTACGCGGTGTCAGTAGTTCCCGGGATCGGGCGGATCAAGGACGGGGCTTATCTTTCCGCGATCCAATCCATCAACCGCGCCATCCTGAACCCCTGGTTCCTGGTCGTTTTCATGGCGCCGGTATTTTTGCTGCCTTTCGGTTCGTGGCAACAGTTCTCGAAGCCGCCGGACGCGGCGTGGTGGGCGCTGGCAGCGGCTGCGGCGATTTATATCGTCGGCGTGTTCGGGGTAACGGTGGCATGCAATGTGCCGTTGAACGAGTGGCTGGACAAGCAAGACCTGGCCTCCGCAGGGGAGGGCGTGCTCAAAGAGTGGCGCCTCCGGTTCGAGGGGCCTTGGAACCGCTGGAACCTCGTGCGCACGGTGGCTTCGGTCATCTCCGCGATGCTTTCCGTCTGGGCTGTGCTGAAGCTGCGGTAG